accccggccggatctccttgcggatgaaccCGAattggcgataaacctggacgagagacttgtgtggttagttaggtcgtggccgactccctcgccaggcttccgcttgaaggttgtcgaggtacacgacgtgtacatggtggtaagtggcgagagcgtgtgtgaagaaatacacccctgcagggttatcattatctattccaatagccggattcctcgaatatggaaacttggacccattgcatcgttcatagacaagtgaaagtggatactctaaaatgcgcaagataagcgtaagtgctatggatggcgttctcgtagggagacgggagcggatccatagtggtgtgttgatatggtgaatatatggactcgtgtgcgccacctcaaagagttatttgcagtagtagttcaggttagccactgagtcaaagctggcttactgcagttaaactccaccaccctctttgttgctaccagtgcatatgtagttagttctgatgtaagtcttgctgggtacatttgtactcacgcttgcttaatttatgttttgcaaagagacttcagtctcgctagtaattccacgtggatttcgacgtttagcttgatacctcagctacgatcttgtgccctcggtaggatctggtagatagtcaggcttcttagcctttttcatttgtagaagtctgtattcagacatgtcaagtttccgcatgtgctttaatttgtatgctctgaatgttgggtcatgagacccatgtttgtaatatctcgctcctcggagcctaatggataaatacttgagtcgtagagttatgttgtgatgccatgttgtatttacacatatcaagcatattgtgtgtatgattgaaatgcttggtacgtgtgggatcccacaacctagttgttcatcgttggtagcctctcttatggggaaatgtagccttgtgcttccatgagacatagtagtccgctacagcccggttcaccggagtcttgctagcccagcactactgctctggaacactaagACTGGCCGACacgtgattcacttcgttcatgtgtctgtcccttcggggaaatgtcacgcggtgacatccggagtcctgctagcctgctacaacccgggttcccggagtcctgttagcccagttggtacagcccggattcacacgctgctgaccgacatgctcgatgttgattcatgtatgcctgtccccataagttagtgccactttgggttcacgactagtcatgtcgacctaggttctctgtcatatggatgctagcgacactatcatatacgtgagccaaaaagcgcaaacggtcccgggccatggtaaggcgacacccgtggggataccgtgcgtgaggccgcaatgtgatatggggtgttacaggctagctcggtgtgacttagaatcggggtcctgacaatttggataccggaatggttccggagtgtttcGGGTACGTATCGGAGTACCGGaaggggagggttaccggaacccccagggggaagtaatgggccacatgggccataggggaaaggcaaggcagcccacaagaggtgccccccccccccaatgaaaggagtccgaattggacaagggaagggggtggcgcccccctttccttcttctcctccctctccaTCAACCCTTCCCCTtctggtaaaaggaaagggggtccAAATTGGATTAGGGGTCCatgtgggactcctcccacttggcgcgccctaggccggcctcctcctctctccctcctttaCATACAGGGGCGGGTGGAGGGGCACCTCTAAGGCACATcaattattcttagccgtgtgtggtgcccccctccaccgttttctcctccggtcatattgtcgtagtgcttaggcgaagcccttcatggatcacttcaccatcaccgtcaccacgctgtcatgctgacgaaactctccctcaacattttgctggatcaagagttcgagggacgtcatcgagctgaacttgtgaAGAActaggaggtgtcgtacgttcggtatatggtcggttgaatcgagaagacgttcgactacatcaaccgtgttaaactAACGCTTCCGTTTTTGACTTAcgaaggtacgtggacacactctccccctctcgttgctatgcatcttctagatagattttctgttatcgtaggaatttttttgaaattgcatgcttcaTTTCCCAACAATACCCAGCGTCGGCGTCCGCGCCATGGAGGCTGTAGTGCATGACCACGTACTGGTTCATAAGCACCACCCCGAGGACGCCTTTCATGCATGGGAGCACACTAGTCGCATGCTAGAACATCTCGGCCAAGGTCAGTGATTTGCCGAGGGAGTAGTGCTTACTGGAGACCTGATCCGCCAGAAGGACGCGAGTCGTCGCGTTCAAGGCGGCGGCGCAGCCGCTATGGCATTGGACTGCATATGTGAACAAATCAGTGACACAAACAATTAAGTATTATGACCGCAGTGTGTGGGTCGTCGGCGTCAATGAACTCTTGAAGGCTTTGGCCAGCGGCCGTGCAGTATGGAGAGAAACAGGGTGAGATATGGGAACCAACTCTTCTCTATCGTGCCCAATGACACGATACACTTTTGGGGAGGTCCTAACGGGCGCCTTTAGAGCCCGTTAGCAGTTCAGGCGCCCATGCGCCCGCAAACTGAGCCGACCGAGGTGGCCTGTTGGCATGTCCCTATCGCCTAGTTCACTGGATCGCATCATTCATTCGATCTTGTTTGACCGGTCGACAGTTGGTCAGTTGACCGGTCAACAGTTGAAAAAAATCCAAATAAATAAAAGATATCATAAACATAAAAATGTCCATAAAATTTGAAGCAATGTTCACAAActttaaaaaaagttcacgaaattttaaaaaggttcatcgatttcgAAAAAAAGGTTCCTCGAATTAAAAGTTCACGAAATTTGAAGCAAACGCCATCGCCCCACCACCACCGCCGTGTGGGACGACCGCCATGGCCGTCGATGATCAGCTCGAACCGTAGCTCTGAATACCAAATGTTGTTGCCGCTCTCTTTTACGCCGGACTAGAGGTAGACGAAGCACCTTTTTCCTGGCGACCAACGCCCCAGCGCTCAAACGCCTTTTTTCCCTTTCAGCTCAAACTCCAGCACGAAGATACATCCATAACGGCAGCTTTGTAGTCCTACAGCAGCAAATGCAACGCCCACGTTTTTCCTATCTAGCTATCCGCTGCATGCAAGTGATCAGCCCGGCCATGCACGCTACTCGCATGACGCGGCCATCTCCATCGGCCGCTGCTAACAACCTGCTAAACACCTCAACTAATACATGCATGCGCGCCCGTCCAGCTAGCTCACGCGCTGACCACCACGCCACACATACCACgagcacacacatgcacacacacctaCGATGCTGCGTCCTGCACGTCCCACGCGTATCCGATGCGCCCGATGAGGCCGACCGCACCAGTGTGTCCCGCACATCCtgcgcgcacccgacgcgcccgatGAACCCGGCACACCACATATTGTGGCTTATTCCATCAGATAGTCGACCTGATTTTTACTTTTTATTAATGAATAATCAGATAGTACTAAAATCATCATGTGATCAAATTTCCATGCTAATATACCGCTACAAGATTATAAAATTATGCTCTCCATGTATCATCTGTCAGAAAGATCTCATGCACATACACACACAATTATCCATGTCATGAACCCATATGCACATGTGTGTTTTCATTGGAAAAATAATTTAATCATTAATAAAAAGTGAAAATCAGGTCACCTATCTGATGTAGTTTAACAAAGAACTCTAAAAAAATGAAAATACATGTTTATGTAATATAAATGGGTTCAATATCGCCTCTTTCCACTTAGAATCAATATAAAGTGTATGGTTTCAGTACTTAATACCAAGGGAAAAGATGTTATCGATGGCAAACATTAACACCAAACTCCATCATAATTTGTGGGAAAATGGATAACAAATGATACATCCACCCAGTTTTGCATTTGCAAAACTATAGCCACCAATACACATGCAACCTATATAAATACGGAACATTGTTACATTTATTATAAATACAAAGTTCTGAGGTGTTACACAACAAGAATATCACAAGCATAGTTGTGCCTCAATTGATGGTTGGAAAAGAGTATAGATGCAAACAGTACTAGTATCACAAATGGATGGAGCTGTTTGACTCGTTCCTTTTTATCTATACAAACTTAGAAATTAAATACTATTATGCTGATCAAAATAGTGTCCCGGATGTCCCTATATTTAAATACAGAAAATACAAGTTCATGCAGCATCACGGGTTTAATGAATAATATGTCTAATTAGAGcacggttaatagtatagccagctgctggctatacgaGCATGACATGTCATCAAGCGTTAGCATTATTAATTGCTCATACAgtagtgttgactataaggttggctagaaGAATATAAATTTTTCTCACTTTCCTTAATCTCTTTACTTTAATTAAATGTTTTTTCCTAGAAGCATGTGTAGAGACAGGCTTTTGCATAAGAGCCCATTCCTTCATTTTTTTCACGTCTCTCTCCTTCACGtaggcaaaaatgccatgtaaatagGCTTCGCTACTGGGAGCACATTATACTTGTTCTTGAGCACATTCTAtggtactacctccgtctcggtgaataagtcattcgcgtagttctaggttgacgatttaactatctaaatatgtattatatgtgacaaaaaatatatatttagaaactacatccttgtagaaatctagtgatatacttttcatgacatataatacatatttaattGCTCAAATCGATGAACTAGAACTACgtaaatgacttattcacctagacggaggtagtacatgGCTTTAGCATCCCAAACATGTGGAGCACGCTTTTATCAGATCCAAAAGTAAAGCTCCGCCCCAGCTTCGCTCTTCGGGGGTGACACAGGCGGCGGCGCCGTTTCCCGCCCAACTTTCCCTCTCCTCCCATCTTTCCCTCCTGCCCTCGCTGGAGGATGCCTTTTGGCGTCTGACGGTGGTGGCGGGTTCCCGCTTATGGCTCCCTGAGGTCACAGAATACAAAGAGATCCAATTGATTCTATCGTTGCTAGCAGGTTTGCTCGTACGTAGCTGCTCGGCTAGACATGCATATTGCTGGGCAGCAACTCAATCAAGCTACCTATGTGCTTGGTTGAGGCCACCTTAATTTGCACGTGCATGTTCTCGTCGACGGCAGCCACGGCTTTGGGCGGTGCTGCGATGGGGTCGTCCCAGGCCAGATCCGGTAGTAGCCGTCCACGACCTTCATCCTTTGGCGGCGCCGCTCGTACGCCTCTGGATATCCGGTCAGACTCCGTGCTTGTCCGGCTGCAGATTGGGTGGCACGGGCTCCATCTCATGCTGAGATCCGGCGGTTGTCGCCAGTGTGGCTGCTACACCTAGATCCGGTGCGCTGCTGTCTGCTGGCCCCACCGACAACTGGATCATCTCTTCCTGGCGGCGGCCTGGTTGTTGATTGCGGTGGTCACCGAAAGGTCTTTGTGAGGGTTTCTTCCTCCAGACCCGGTGGTTAACTTCGACGGTGAGATGCAAACTATGGACGACGGCTTGACACAAAGGGATGATGGTGCAACGGCGGCTGTCACACACCACATGTAGCTACTGGGAGCACGAAAAAGTGATGGCCACAACACATGAGTGAAAGTCTAGGTGACTTGAGTTGGTTATGCCTAGCAATGATGATGTTTTTActcattaccttgttgaaggcattgctcggatacaCTCGGATTGGTCCTTCAAGGTGAAAATCTTGATTCTCACCTGCGTGGTTGGATCCGCTGAAGGCGGCGATTGAGTGTCGCTTCTTTCTTGAAGGTGTTGTTGTTGACTAATCTCATCATTTAAatggtgtcatgagatggttggtgcaGATATGGTCATTAATGTAGTTTGTCGACAGTGCCATTTGatcatttttgtttttttcttgcctACGCATAACTTTGGTCTTATACGACTTTGCTATTTGTTGGCATGTTTGCATGTGTATGTtagtgttggttgtgtgcatcctaactatcTAGAGGTTAGGTGAGCCCATTGTGTTTATATTCTCTTGATGCTCAATTTTATCGAGAAAAGCATCCCAAACATATGGATTATGTAGTAATCACTGCGAAAGTGAACAGATGGTTAAGAAGGTCAATGATCACGAAGAGAGGGAAAAGAGTAAGAGAGGGAAAAGAGACAGGCAGCTGAACCGGATCTGATTGAGGATGTAGAGACAATGCAGCGCATACATTATAAAATTACAAATAAGAAGCATAATGTTGAACGTTACGAAAATACATCAGGTACATCACGAGCACATACAACAAGGTTTTTGGAGAAAAACGCATATCAATTCTTACAGCAGAAACACAACAAAAAGTGAAAAACCAGGGATAAAGAAAACTCaggacagccatcacaccgttgcTCTCGTAATCACTTATAGTGTCGGTGATTTTATGCTGTTGGTGAATAAATAAAGTGTGCTTTGCTGATCGATCATGCAGTGGCTGCGATTGGGACGCTGTAGAGGACGAGTGTCTCGACGGTGAGGCCAGGGCCGAAGCCGAAGAGGACACCCCACTCCTTACCTTCTCCAGTGGTGGCATGGCCATCCTGGGAAGAGGTCTTACGCATCACGTCGAGGACGAAGAGGACACATGCACTGGACATGTTGCCATATTCGGACAAGACCTCTCGGCTGGCGCGCATGCGCTCCTTGTCAAGGCCAACTTTCTCCTCGACCATGTCTAGGATCGCCGGCCCGCCAGGGTGTGCAATCCAGAAGATGGAGTTCCAGTCGTGGATGCCTAGAGGCTTGAAGGCGTCCTCGAGCGCCTGCTCGATGTTCTCGGAGATGAGCCCGGGCACGTCTTTGAGAAGGTGGATGGTGAGCCCCGCCTCCGTTAGGTGGCCGTTGATGGCACCCTCGGAGCCGGGCAGGATGGTCTGGCTGGCTGATACAAGCTGGAAGAGTGGCTTCTCAAAGGGCTCGTCGGGGTCAGCGCCAATGATGGCAGCGGATGCACCATCGCCAAAGAGTGCATGACCAACCAGCGAGTCCAGATGGGACTTGCTGGGGCCACGGAAGGCCATGGCGGTGATCTCTGAGCAGACCACCAGCACGCGTGCGCCGCGGTTGTTCTCGGCGATGTCTTTCGCCATGCGGAGCACGGTGGCACCGCCAAAGCAGCCTTGCTGGTACATCATGAGGCGTTTGACTGTCGGGGAGAGGCCGAGCAGCCTCGTCAACTGGTAGTCGGCGCCAGGCATGTCCACGCCGGAGGTAGTGCAGAAGATGACGTGGGTGATCTTGGATAGTGGCTGGCCCCACTCCTTGATGGCCCTCTCTGCCGCCTCTTTCCCGAGCTTGGGGACCTCCACGACAACAATGTCGTGGCGCGTGTCAAGCGATGGCTCCATGTGGGAGTAGATGCTGGGGTTCTTTTTGAGGATCTCCTCGGTGAGGTGCATGTGCCTCTTCCTGATTGTGGACTTCTCGCACATCCTCTCGAACTTCTCCTTGAGGTCCGGGAGGTGCTCGCTCTTGGTGACCCTGAAGTAGTAGTCAGGGTAGGTCGCCTGGTACACGCAGTTGGCCGGGACGGCCGTGCCGATTGCCAGCACGGTCGCCAGACCCTCAGCCCGTTGTGCCCTTCTCACTTCCTCTAACTTCACCGCCGCCATTGATCAGCACCAGGGACTAGCTAAGTAGCTAGCTTGTGCTCTGGTTTGCTAGCAAGGGTTTGGAAGGTGCACTTAACGTAAGAATGTATTTCTCAACTCTGGTGATAGAACTCACTCAGAGTGCTGCCACTTTATAGAACATGATTTGCTAGCGCATTCAATTTTTTTCTACCGGAGTTAAATACACCGACGACGACTGAGAGCTTGTTTTCTTATGGGAGCGCCTGCAACTTAGAGCAACTTTACCATAATAGCCGTCTTAAGGAGCGCGGTGCACGAACAAAATCAGCTTAATTTAGCAGTCGTGGCAAGGTTTTGAATtttaaaagcaagaaacaaaaaacaaCTCTGGCAGTGGGTTTGCCGTGTTCTTCCATCAGCAAATAGACACGGCAGGACCGGGTCGCAATCGTTAATGACGCGTTTGGTTCCGTCTCAGGTAACGTAATGGGTTCCGGTATGAAGAAGCGCTGCTTCCGATGTTCTTTCATGGAATACTGGCTTTGTTTGCTTTGTGCGCTTCTGTCCGGTATTCTAATCACCATCCGCTCGGTTGTTTTCGACTCTGTGCAGGCCCGTTTCAGAAAACCTGCCTGCAGCCAATACGTAGTACGTGAACCAAACGTAATCTTCCATTTCAGAAAGCGTGGGGATCGGAAACCGCGGCCAAAGCGTTGAAACAAACGCGTCAAGTTTGTTGAGTTTTTGTTGTCAGGAACTCGGCGAAACAAAAAGGAACTACTGCTGACTACGTAAAACGGAGAACTCGTCAAACACAGGGTGGTAGACGAGACGCGCCATTAACGGCAATGCCACATGGCATGCACGTTTGCCAAGTTCCATCTGGGCAAACGTACTACGTGTGTGAGGCCGATGCGTGGCATGTCTAGTTTTGCCAAGTTCCATCTCACAAAGAGTCGGCAGATCTTTCGCCCAGTTCCTGGCACGCGGTTTGCTACGTACCTTTGTTGTGTTCTCAGTTGCCAGTTAGGAGGTCATTGGGCAGGCCGGTTCTCGTACTTTGTTTTGGCAGGTGATTGGAGTGTGTTTATTC
The sequence above is a segment of the Triticum dicoccoides isolate Atlit2015 ecotype Zavitan chromosome 1A, WEW_v2.0, whole genome shotgun sequence genome. Coding sequences within it:
- the LOC119349729 gene encoding chalcone synthase 2-like, translating into MAAVKLEEVRRAQRAEGLATVLAIGTAVPANCVYQATYPDYYFRVTKSEHLPDLKEKFERMCEKSTIRKRHMHLTEEILKKNPSIYSHMEPSLDTRHDIVVVEVPKLGKEAAERAIKEWGQPLSKITHVIFCTTSGVDMPGADYQLTRLLGLSPTVKRLMMYQQGCFGGATVLRMAKDIAENNRGARVLVVCSEITAMAFRGPSKSHLDSLVGHALFGDGASAAIIGADPDEPFEKPLFQLVSASQTILPGSEGAINGHLTEAGLTIHLLKDVPGLISENIEQALEDAFKPLGIHDWNSIFWIAHPGGPAILDMVEEKVGLDKERMRASREVLSEYGNMSSACVLFVLDVMRKTSSQDGHATTGEGKEWGVLFGFGPGLTVETLVLYSVPIAATA